The genomic DNA AACTTTAGTAAATGTCAATAGAATCTTTTAAATTACACATAATAACTATATACATACCTTATCACTATTTGATCCAACAAGTGTTTTTTTTACAGCACCTTTGTTCTGTTCAGATACTTCAAATTTACTTTCATCGTGGATCTTATCAAGACTCACATTCCAAATTGATCCCTTTCATGCTACTGTTCAAACTCTTTTCTAAACTGACCTGCAGACATtataagttttataataagacAATTTGATACTAGAAAACGAGTATGTATTTGTACAAATTTTACCATTTCTTTAAGTTGCTCCTTTGTCTCCCTCTTCTTAGCTCGATCATTTACAGCTTCCTTATTGACAGCTTTGCTTAGTTCAATACAACCAGTCTTCTCGttctaaattttgtttttaatagcagcaagattattattttttgattgaaTCAATGTATCTAGGCTCGTAAAGATCATTACCTTAttgaatataaattataaatgagAATTAGATAATCTATTTGATATAATTAAAAGTGCtgtaaataattgaaaattttaaaggaCGGTACATTTATGCATGCTctacattaaaatttaaatccgTTTGACCAATCAAATATTGTTTTGAGATTCACTTTTCCAGTGCCTATATAGGTTTGTTCAATTATTGAGATTGGACAGTTCAGGATAATGAATATATGTAGATATATGGTAGTATACAGTACAGACAGTCCGAAATAAAGCTGAATTGTTCAATTTCAATAATCGAACAAACCTCATCACTTTTTTGAAAggagataaaataatgttgCTAATGTCTTaggtaaataataataattaaattgttGGGTGTACCATTTCAAGTTGTTTTTTTGCCTCTGCCTTCTCTTTTTGATCATTTAAAGCTTTAGCGCTGACAGCTTTACTGGGCCCAGTGCATCCAGCTTCTGCGCTTACAGCTTTACTGGGTCCAGTGCAACCAGCTTCTGCGCTGACAACTTTACTGAGTTCAGTGCAACCAGTTATTAGGTTTTCTTGATTAATTGTAGCCTGTTCATGTTTTGCAGCATTGTTTTCAAGTGTATTTTCCACTTGAGCAGCTCTGGACTCGTTAACACCAGGAATGTcctattaaatataaaattataaataaaaattacatatagCAAACGTTAAGTTAAAAATTACATCATaaactaattatttattatttgattaaCTTACATGCTCAGGCAAATGATTATGAATTAAATGTAAGATGgaaatcttcatttttcctTGCTCTTtaccttcttctttttttggcAACGTAAGCCTTAATTTAACCTGACAATTTGATCGTTCTATcctaaattgttaataaattatattatatagacaaaattgaatattttga from Nasonia vitripennis strain AsymCx chromosome 1 unlocalized genomic scaffold, Nvit_psr_1.1 chr1_random0006, whole genome shotgun sequence includes the following:
- the LOC107982108 gene encoding uncharacterized protein LOC107982108 isoform X2, translating into MNPKLVINYAQAIAVKILITTQMILKKNKFPYKYKAWKCIRSGINDANKMTTIERSNCQVKLRLTLPKKEEGKEQGKMKISILHLIHNHLPEHDIPGVNESRAAQVENTLENNAAKHEQATINQENLITGCTELSKVVSAEAGCTGPSKAVSAEAGCTGPSKAVSAKALNDQKEKAEAKKQLEMVMIFTSLDTLIQSKNNNLAAIKNKI
- the LOC107982108 gene encoding uncharacterized protein LOC107982108 isoform X1, whose protein sequence is MNPKLVINYAQAIAVKILITTQMILKKNKFPYKYKAWKCIRSGINDANKMTTIERSNCQVKLRLTLPKKEEGKEQGKMKISILHLIHNHLPEHDIPGVNESRAAQVENTLENNAAKHEQATINQENLITGCTELSKVVSAEAGCTGPSKAVSAEAGCTGPSKAVSAKALNDQKEKAEAKKQLEMNEKTGCIELSKAVNKEAVNDRAKKRETKEQLKEMVSLEKSLNSSMKGINLECES